The Rhodothermus profundi genomic sequence CTATTTTGAAGATCTGGAGCAACTCTTTAAGCCGCCGGCTTCCCTGTGGGAACGTCATCTGGCAACTCTGGACGAACATGTCGTGCTGCGTCCGGAATTCCCCTGGGAGGCTAAAAAAATCGGGGCCGGTCCTACGCCGATTGAGACGCCGGAGGGCTGGCTGCTCCTCTATCATGGCGTGGATGCACACCATGTGTACCGTATGGGAATGGCCCTCCTGGATCTGGATGACCCGCGTCGGGTGATCGCACGCACCCCGGAGCCTGTGCTGGCGCCTGAGCTTCCTTTCGAGCAGGAAGGAGATGTGCCCCATGTGGTTTTTCCTGAGGGTGCTGTTGTCATAAATGGCGAGCTATATGTTTACTACGGAGCAGCAGACCGAACCATCGGGCTGGCGCGCGCTTCGCTCTCAGACGTGCTGGCGTACCTGCGCCGTTGTGTGGTAAGACAGACTTCCTGAAGCACCAGAAACGCGAACGCAATGCAGCAACCAGCGGGGGTTTCACTGGAGCAGGTCTGGAAGATCTACGACAATGGCCAGGTAGCTGTGGCAGACGTGACGTTCGAAGCAGCCGAAGGGGAATTTCTGGTGTTGCTGGGCCCTTCGGGCTGTGGGAAAACCACGTTGCTGCGGCTGGTGGCCGGCCTGGAGCGCGTCTCGCGCGGGCTCATTCGCATTGGCGGTCAGGTGGTCAACGAGGTGCCGCCTCGCGACCGGGACATTGCCATGGTCTTTCAGAACTATGCGCTTTACCCTCACATGACAGTTTATGAAAACATGGCATTCGGGCTAAAGCTGCGTCGCGTGCCAAAAGCTGAGATCGACCGACGCGTGCGAGCGGCAGCCCGGGTGCTGGAATTGGAACACCTCCTGGATCGACGTCCGCACCAGCTCTCCGGGGGACAGCGGCAACGGGTGGCCGTAGGGCGTGCCATTGTACGAGAGCCCCGCGTGTTTTTGTTTGATGAACCGCTTTCGAACCTGGATGCGCGTCTGCGGGTGGAAATGCGGGCTGAGCTGGCCCGGCTGCATCGAGAGCTGGGGCGCACCATGCTTTATGTAACGCACGATCAGGTAGAGGCCATGACGCTGGGCCAGCGCATTGTAGTGCTCAACCAGGGACGCATTCAGCAGATTGGCACGCCCCTGGAAGTCTACCATCGGCCGGCTAACCGATTTGTGGCGGGCTTTATTGGCAGTCCGCCCATGAACTTTATTGAAGGACGGCTGGAGCACCGAGATGGATTATGGTTTGTAGGGGAAGGTGGGCTGGTGCAGGTGGCGCTGCCGGCGGCCGGCTGGCCTTACGTACGGGTAGGGCAGGCCGTGACGCTGGGCGTGCGCCCGGAAGCTGTTACGATAGCCACGCCTGAACAGGCCATGATGCAGGGAACGGTCGCGACAGTTGAAGTGCTGGGAGCGGTGGCAAACCTGCATGTGCGGGTCGGATCGCTCACGGTGGTGGCGCAGGTGGAGGCAACAGTGCGGCCTGAACCCGAGCAGCTGGTTTCCCTGCGTATTGATCCGGCCCGCGTGCATCTATTCGATGCCGAGACGGGTCAGGCGTTGCCGCGCGCTGCCTGATCTATTCCTCTTCCGAAACTACAACGGTCACTTCCTTGCTGA encodes the following:
- a CDS encoding ABC transporter ATP-binding protein; protein product: MQQPAGVSLEQVWKIYDNGQVAVADVTFEAAEGEFLVLLGPSGCGKTTLLRLVAGLERVSRGLIRIGGQVVNEVPPRDRDIAMVFQNYALYPHMTVYENMAFGLKLRRVPKAEIDRRVRAAARVLELEHLLDRRPHQLSGGQRQRVAVGRAIVREPRVFLFDEPLSNLDARLRVEMRAELARLHRELGRTMLYVTHDQVEAMTLGQRIVVLNQGRIQQIGTPLEVYHRPANRFVAGFIGSPPMNFIEGRLEHRDGLWFVGEGGLVQVALPAAGWPYVRVGQAVTLGVRPEAVTIATPEQAMMQGTVATVEVLGAVANLHVRVGSLTVVAQVEATVRPEPEQLVSLRIDPARVHLFDAETGQALPRAA